TGTGACTGAAGCTTTAGCCCTCGATAATGAGCCCTGAGTGAGCGAGTGCAGTTAACCAACCAACACATTCACACACGAGAAAATAGGCCGACTGAGATGCCCTGGAATGTATGAGGGCTTCTAAGAGTGATTAAAAAACTAGGCGAAACAATCCATCAAACTGCCCTCGACACATTCAAGTCAACCCCAAACTGgtttgaggccatcaaccgGCTTCACAGAAAGCTTGTTGCGAGAGGGTGTTGTGCCTGTTCGGTCCTATCGTTGAGGCACTGTTCAGAATGTAAACGCGAGAGAGCTGACATGTTGTATTCGTTCTACAACTCACCCCGTGAAACTGGCATGTTCACAACCCAGCCCAGTCAGCACATTCAAGAAGCACATGGATTTCAACTCATCTGGGACATGACGCGTCCGTTGAATTGACTTTAGGCAAGCAACGTCCCGAGAAGCTATAAATGGACATTTTTCAGAGGAAACTCGTATTTTGAAAGCAGATCGAAAAAGAAAGCGTAGGCCTCCCCGAGTTTCTTAGTCTTGGTTGCCGAGGAGCCGCCGCGCAGAAGAAACTAACGCAGGGACGCTCGTTTGACACACCGTACTTGAGTCAAATGAGTTTCAGAAGGAAAGTTTCCCTGCGCCTCAAACATtacgatggtgatgaagccattggaCAGACTCCATCGTATCATACGGCCTGGTAGCCCAAGCTGAAAGGTCTGTGGGCCGAGGTGAAAGCCGGTTTGATCTCACCGTAGCACTAACGTGCACAGCTGTCATGCCGCTCTCAATACCCTTTTAGTATTGCTAGGATAAGACATTGGTGAGATGCGCCTGATTTTGCTCTTGAAAGATGGGACACACACTTCGCACAGCTATCCATTCCGGGACGCGCCTTGTGCCTCTCACGAAGCCTGATATTACCACGGCTGTGCTCCCTTGAGAAGTACAATGCGCCCAGCTGCAGCGCTGTTGCACAGCCGGTTGGGTTTCGTGTTGGACAATCTGCCTCGGTAGAACGGCATCACGGCTAACTAGGGTGGACCGATGCCTGCACAGGATAAAGGCTATGCGATGCGGGCTGTGCATTTTTGTAATGATGGGTGGCTCGTATATCTGGTCTAGATTGGTCGTGGTAAGTCTCGATACGGCATGGCCAGTCGCGTCGCTTCAAACGTAACTCTGGACATCTATCACCAGAAGTGCCATCCCGCAAATCGATGCACGGTCTAGACACCGAGTGTCTAATCAAGGAAGGTGTCAAGCCAATATCGGCCGCTCGCGTGCAGGCGCTCGAGGTGGTTGTCCAATGGTCTCTCGCGAGGGTTGCATCATCCGCCCGGCTTGTGCATACAacatctcctcggcggcctcaCGCGTGCATCTTGGGCCCTAAGAGGGAACGCCACGGGTACGTGCTCCTGTCTGTTGGGAGAAGTTGGGGGGAGAACCAACAGAAGAAGCCCGCTAGGCCTTGCCCGAAGGATGGGCCCTGGTTCTTGACTCAGGGCCTCGGCCACTAACTTTTCTGTTTGTTCGGCTGTTTTTCCGGCACGTTACCATCCCAGGATAGGGCTGTCACCATGTTTCAGACACTGATTTCTTCAACGGTGGGTAAGCAGCCATCGCTCCACAAGCATCTCACGGAGAGCGACGTGCAGCACAGCTGAGCTACCGACCGTCTCACAGAAAGAAGCTCAGACTGGATGCTCATCTTGCTCGAAATATCCCCTCATTCGAGCTCGTGCCGCCCCTTGCAGATCAGGGCCTTGAATGTCACTGAGCTGGGGAGAGAGGCTTGGCAGAGTCTAGACCCCACGCTGCCCCTGCTAGACagaccagccttgaccatTCACGGTTAGATTCCGCTCATGATGCAACGGCCGGTCCAATCAAGCAACGCGCAGTGTCTCGTGTCTTGGGTCCTTAACCGGTTAGCGATTGGGATTTGCAAGGACGTCGACGCCCACGGACCCCTTTTCCATCTCATGAGTCGATACGGTAAACGAAAATGGGTCTTTTGCGCTTCCTCAGTGGCGCAGCCGTACCACCTGGAACTGCTTGGGCAACACAGGCTGATGAGCTGTTACGCGAGATCCAATAGGGGATACTGGGCGAGAGGTCCACTGATGATTCCAATCTGCCACCGTTGTTGATGCTTGTAGGGCTCTTTCGGCACGACCAGCCGCGACTGGTTAGGGCCCTTAAGTGGCGTTGGATCGGGTCCTCTCGTTTCATGCTGGCGCACGGCATATTGGCTAGCGGAGTGTTGAGCGGAGAAGCTGCCAAATGAACTGGACTGGACCTGGGCCCCCTTAACGCGTGCAGTCGGCCAACAGGCCCCAGGCAGGCGATCAGAGCCTAGAATGACCCCTAATCGCTTCTCCAGAAAGGCCTAACGCGGCACCGCCAACGCCTGGCGCGAAACCAGGCTCTGGGGTTGAGAGATATTTATCATCGTCGAGCGCCCAgtcctctcttctttccccCGTTTCCCGTCCTGGAATTCCCCTCACGCGACCAATCGACTTGTCTCGAAGGGCTCCGTCCAGCCAAGATGAATCGAAAACCAGGATGGATCGGGCTTCTTGTCTCACGCCTCGCCAACCGGAGGTTTGTCTTTGCCCTCGCCGTCTTGGCTGTCTGCGGTGCCAAGGGCGCACATCTCCACAACCATCGCTTTTCAGTGGCTCCAAAGCGCATggtgctcttcttcttctccttcttcactcAAGACATATTACTTCTACTCCTCATCAGGCTTCTGCTTAGCCACTGGACACCCAGCTCACCGGGCAGGCTACGAATACTCATTTCAGCTCTTACCACCTTTTTAATATCCTACAATGTTTCACTCGGCATCGTGTCCGTATCATTTTACCTTGTCGCAGGATCCGAGATTCACTGGCGCAACATCGGCTTCGTTGCTGACCCGGCAGCGAGGACTGTTCTTCTCTCAGGGCTCGTGACCTTTGTCGTCGTTGTGTCGCTTGCCATTTTTGCGAGCGCGGTACTTCAGGGTGCCTGCTATGGACTCTTTGGATGGGGAGCAGACATTGTCAACTGGCCATTCTCCTGCATTGGACGGAAGCTGAGTCGCGTTCAAGGTGGCTACTATCAACTTCCTCAACACAACGGTCACCGCTAcaccaaggacgacgacgaaaaGAGCTCCGGAGTAAGCGTCAAATACagcgagaagcccaagtcaTCATCGCTTTCACGACCCCCGCTGAGAACCAAGTGCCTCTGGCGCGCCTTGCCGTACGTCGTCGTCTCGATTCTCCTCGCAGCTCTTTTCATTCTCTCATTCTTGAGACCCAAGGATTCTTCCCTGATTTTCCTGTCATGGACCAGCGGTCTTTTGCCCTTTGTCGACTTTGCATCGACATCACCATTCCTGGACGATCTACCCTCTTACTATGGAAACGGCATCCAGCGCAGCTGGGACACACGAACGGCCCTTATCAAGTCATCACCTTGCTCCTGGATGCCAAAGGACTCGCCACTTGCCGGTTTTGAGGATTGGTATACCGACGAGACGCACTATAGCGCGGCTGCCGACCCGCTCAAGATATCGAATCTCGATGAGCCCTTGCTGAAAGAGCTACGGGGGAAGCTAAAGGACATTTCGATTCGACACGTTGTCATAATCCTGTTGGAGAGTACCAGAAGCGATGTGTTCcccatcaagaaggatggCTTGATCTGGAACCGGTTCGCCGACACATGGCCAGATGGCAAACTCCCTCTAGAGGTCCAGGACAAGATGGCCAGTCTCACACCGACTGCCAACTTCATCACGGGTGACTATGACGACGGATTTGAACAcgaagagaaaaagaaacgtGGTGGAATCCGCTTCACCAATGCTCACACTGCTGGAACGTACACCCTCAAGAGCATGGTTGGCACAGTTTGCGGCGTGGCGCCCCTGGTCGGTGACTTCAACCTCGAATACAGTCATCATATCTATCAGCCCTGTCTTCCTCATGTTTTTGAGGCCCTGAACAAGGCAGGAGACTCAAAGACGGAGCCGAATGACAAGGAATCGAGCTGGAAGTCTTATTATTTCCAGGCCGCCACCCTCGACTATGACAACCAAAACAGCCTGATGGCCGCTATGGGCTTCCCTAAAGAACATACCATCGGTCGAGAGTACCTTCGAAGCCCGGCTGCAAAACATGGCCCTGTCACGCTTCCCAATATCAACGAATTCGCTTTCGAGGAGGACCCCCTTGAAGACTACATCCGCGATATTTTTGTCGACGCCGGCAAGACAA
This region of Fusarium keratoplasticum isolate Fu6.1 chromosome 7, whole genome shotgun sequence genomic DNA includes:
- a CDS encoding Sulfatase domain-containing protein, which produces MNRKPGWIGLLVSRLANRRFVFALAVLAVCGAKGAHLHNHRFSVAPKRMVLFFFSFFTQDILLLLLIRLLLSHWTPSSPGRLRILISALTTFLISYNVSLGIVSVSFYLVAGSEIHWRNIGFVADPAARTVLLSGLVTFVVVVSLAIFASAVLQGACYGLFGWGADIVNWPFSCIGRKLSRVQGGYYQLPQHNGHRYTKDDDEKSSGVSVKYSEKPKSSSLSRPPLRTKCLWRALPYVVVSILLAALFILSFLRPKDSSLIFLSWTSGLLPFVDFASTSPFLDDLPSYYGNGIQRSWDTRTALIKSSPCSWMPKDSPLAGFEDWYTDETHYSAAADPLKISNLDEPLLKELRGKLKDISIRHVVIILLESTRSDVFPIKKDGLIWNRFADTWPDGKLPLEVQDKMASLTPTANFITGDYDDGFEHEEKKKRGGIRFTNAHTAGTYTLKSMVGTVCGVAPLVGDFNLEYSHHIYQPCLPHVFEALNKAGDSKTEPNDKESSWKSYYFQAATLDYDNQNSLMAAMGFPKEHTIGREYLRSPAAKHGPVTLPNINEFAFEEDPLEDYIRDIFVDAGKTNDRVFLTHLTSTSHHRFHLPATEKYTQMAKGLDMMSRYINTEGYDDRWIRKILNLLDEQGVANETLVMFLGDHGVSLPENNFASPYYNPNIGVDHVPLVLSHPQLPAFDSHGAVQSSQVLPTILDMLLETGSLSEASQKAAADLIRNYEGQSLLRELNVVNDHTGQGQWQFTVTNPGRAMLTVRDARYPERHLVVPVIENVEWRLSNLTSDPHELNSVQNFDFVSFLQGVEEMHGREWAEWVEEGAFITRWFVKENSKRWRFDHKG